The Penaeus monodon isolate SGIC_2016 chromosome 8, NSTDA_Pmon_1, whole genome shotgun sequence sequence CTGACAGGTAGCCCGGCAATTCTCAAACTGCAGACCCACCTATCGCTCTCATTGCCCATCCTACACCCCACCAGGACTGGATACAGCTGAGTTTGTTTTTCTCTGCGATGATGCCCACTGCCAGATGCTATCCTGCCCTTACAATGGTGCTTTCAGGGTCCTCCAGCATTCATTGATGCCTCGGAACATGATGACAAAACTTATATGAGATCTGGATGTCATTCTCAGCCTCACAGGATCCTCAATCTGTAGTCCTTTCTTCCTCGATAAGGAGGGGGCCATTGTGGCGGACGTCACAATCACCTCACTCGATACCGGTGCAGCCTCACTTGGAATAGTTGCCTCCGCACTGAGTCGTCTGTCCTGGTATAATTGCCTCTGCACCGAGTCAGCTGGATGGCAAGCAGGCAACAACTGTGCACCACGGTCGGCAGTGGGATGCTGCCAGTGAGGTCAGCACTAATTCGCCACAACACGGGAGTGGGATGCAGTCTTTCAGACAATCAGCGTACTCAGCTCAGGACGACGCATTCCCCACATTGTACTTATACCACATGCTTACAGAGTAGACTGACTACTCTGCACCCTGAGTCTGATTCTTCTATCCACTCAAGGCCTAGGCTCTTCATTACTCTGCCCTAGGCCTCTCCAacagccacaaaggagtcactTAATAGACGTTGTAACCGTATtcaatttcacctttccttgaattggcgggaagtgttttttttttactaatgctatgaatatcattagtgttatttttattataatcatgataattactataacgttattgacattagtaaatgcaatataagataacataaaatatttatggATAAACAGGTTAGACAGGTAGTACTCGCATGGCATGTACCTGCATgcacatacgtgtacacacacacacacacacacacacacacatatataatatatatatatatatatatatatatatatatatatatatatatatatatgcatatatgcatatatgcatatatgcatatatgcatatatatatatatatatgatatatatatatatatatatatatatatatatatatatatataatatatatattgcatgcatatatatatatatagatatatatatatatatatatatatattatattatatataatatatatatattgcatgtatatatatataaaatgcatgcatatatatatatatatcatatatagatatatatatatatatatatatcgggatatatatatatatagatatatatatatatatatatatataatatatatatatagatataaaatattaatatatatatatataatatataatatatatatatatatatatatatatatatatatatatctatatttatatatatatgcatatatagatatctatatagatattaaaatatatatatattatgcatatatatatatatgatatatatatatatctatatatattatatataagcataaaatatatataatatataaatatataatgcatatataatatatatatatctataatatatatatatcataatatatatatatatatatatatatatatctatatatatatatatatctatatatatatagatatattaattctattatatcatatatatattaatatgttatatatatatatatatataatatatattatattatatattatatatatatatatatatatatatatatatatatatatacacatatctatgaaaatatatctcacaatatatatatatatatgatatatctattatatataattatatatatatttttgacttattattaaaaataacctatatctctatagatattttgagattaatataatctatatatatatatacatctatagtctagtatatattacattatatatatatatatatatagatatatatatctattatatatgcatatatagatatgcatatatagatatgcatatatagatatgcatatatagatatgcatatatagatatgcatatatatatatgcatatatagatatgcatatatatatagctaatatatagcattatatatatatgcatatatatatatacatatatatatatgctataatatatatgcaatatatataatgcatatatatctgcatatattctatgcatatatgcatatatatgcatatatgcaatattatatatattatgtatatatcatcaataatatatatatttaatatatcatatatatatatatatgctatatatatatgcatatatatagttagatggcattattaatatgcatatatataatgcatatatatttattcattatgatatatcatatattatcatgctatatattgtatcatataatatagtgcatatatataatgcatatataatgtatgcatatgtatatatgcatataatatatgcatatatattagatcataatagatatatatatataattatatatatataattataggtatatatatgatatatagatatatatatactatatatatattatatatataaatatatatataatattatgcgcaatatatagatatatatatgcgcatatctatatatatatatatatatcgcattatatattatatatatatatatgccatattatatattattatatataataatgcgctataatatataataatatatgcgctatatatatatatatatatatagtattatatatatatacatatatatattatatattatatagNNNNNNNNNNNNNNNNNNNNNNNNNNNNNNNNNNNNNNNNNNNNNNNNNNNNNNNNNNNNNNNNNNNNNNNNNNNNNNNNNNNNNNNNNNNNNNNNNNNNGGCCTATTGGGGGAGTCCAACACCATTAACAGAGGACACATTGTGGTAAAGCCAACAAAAGGGCATGAATGACCATGATAATGCCGAATACCTGTAGATGTAAAGATTAACATTATATGACAGTAGGCATCTTTTACTGCAATAATGAGCTAAGCCCAAATACCAGCTAGGAAGGATACACTCCATGTGCAGCTAGCCTGCTCCAAGCTCCAAACAGTTATTCACTTGTTAGTCTCAAGGTGAGGCTATTCACTTGCTACATCCCTTCAAAAGtcgtttgatgattttttttcttctttttctttcttagctGTATTTTGACCTGACACCTTTGGTGGAATAATTCTTTAACTTTTTAGTGtggctctttatatggcttaccacaaaaataataataataatatgcaaagaCAATATATCCCTtagcataatcataaaaaagtaagTGACTGTATTTCCTCATTTACTGATTTCTTATAAAATGATTTTGTACTAATAATAAATTAGGCAATACAACtttcatattttgtgttattGGTGAAGGAATATTGTCCTTTAATCCCTACACAACAAAAGCATAACCATATACTTTACCTTATTATATTCAAGATCCCAACATTTGACTTGCTTATCCTCACCACAGGAAAAGAGATAGGGGTGGCGTGGTGACACAGCCAAGCCACGCACTGCAGACACGTGGCCAGTCAGTGAGAGTTTTAACTGCCCTGAAGCCAGATCCCAGATCTTGATGACACGATCATTAGAGCCAGTAGCAAACCACTCATTGGCTGGTTCAACTGCAACACATCTCACCCAGCCAAGGTGACCCGAAATGACACGAGCGAGCTTCCAAGGAGCATGCCACTTGGGTCTGGGTAAGGTAGGTGGGCGCCTTGGAACAAGTGACTGCTGACTGGCACTGGCACCTGTGCTGGGTGTGGCTGGAACAAGAGCCATGCTCtgtgggggaggtgtggggggtaaTGGTGCCTGAGGTCCTGATGGTGCTGGGAGTGCTAGTGGACCTGAGGCTTCCCCATTTGTGTTGCTTGTAACAGGATGATCATTGGGGGTGCTGTCATACATCTGCTGTGTTGCTGCTTTGTGTCTGTTCTGAGCCACAATACCAAGTACAGGACCATATTGATCTCTTGACTTTACTAATCGTCGCAGTTTTTCTAGAGATAAATCAGTTGGTGGCAGAGCACCTTGATCACATAAAAACATATCATGAGTTCGTTTTAAAGAACGGAAGACAAGGGTGTGCACGGAGTGTCTCTGTACATCTTCTGTGCTTGATGGCATTTTTTCTGTTCCTGTAGAGAGAAAATGTGAAGTAATAACTATATTTAgtcaatgtacatatatatctgacaGCATATTCACATATTCATTTACTCCTTCAAATTCTATTTCTAAAAAGTAACTGCTAGTATCTTTAGTAGACCATTTTGAAatcacaatattaatatcatcataatgaaaataacagaaacagaaaataaaatcaaggGAAACATAACCATAAATTTTCAACACCCTATGCACCATGGATTATTCTTGTATTCATCTACGCTTTGATTGTCATGCTGTTTCACCCCAAATATGTTCCTGACACATTTTCTTTCTTAGATAAACAAAGGTTGATGTGTTCTTTCTAAGTTTTACTGTATTTACTATGCCTTTTCAGACATTCATGCAATACTCTAAACACAAAataaggttaataaaaaaaatgtatgtcttATACAGCTGAACTATTTTTCTGAgctgaaaaaaataatgcaaatctTGGTAAATATTAGTgcacaccttttctctctccattttggCCTGGCCACTCAAAAAAATTCTTACATGGTAAATCTTGAATTGAACTGATTGAGAGGGCTTAAAGAATCCAGAAAACAACACTACTAGGCATTAAATATAACCTGCAGTAAGTCAGGGTGAGCCTATAATTGTTCATTGTGGTTTAAGTGACTGCATTAGTCTCCATGACTTCTGCACTTTGACAAAAGCCAATAAACTTCTACTCTTCATATTCTAGTATGAACAAGTTTGTAAGCATGCActgtgatttattattatatatggagttGGTCCAAGTTCTATCTTTCCAGTAGGCCTATACTGGGTAAAGATTCGTTAGGCTTTGCCAAAACAGTGAAGGTGGAGAGGTCTTGGTAATTCTAAGTCTTAAGTGTCAGAGTTCAACTTCGGACTATTTTCCCTTCCTAGAACTCAATATCCGAATGAATCACGTAATAGTCAAATTACGTCTAAACCACATAAAACTATTCATTTATGACTGAGGTATGGCCTCGTAAACGAAGCAGAATGTTTTCTTCAGAAAACACCTACAATATGAAACTGAAGAGTATTATCTATACAACATAGATATCTTAATAGAGTAAGAGCGTCAGTGTCGAACTTATTAATCCAATGCGCTCAAAATTTAATTCAAAATCGCTGGGTCCCACAACTACCCCGAAAACGTTCCTTGAACAAGGTCCAAACTCACTAATAAGATCAAAAATATAAGATCActacataaatatagacatagtGAAGTAATAATCCACCATCAACGCAACTATCTCCCACATTTCGGCGTCCTTACCACAAAATACTAAGGAAGATACAAAAATTACAACTTCGGGACGCCGAAACCTCTGGCTACGTTTGTTTACATGTGAGGTCGCTTCTTCACCGAAAGCAGACCAGACTTTCCGTACTTTTGGGCGGAAATAAATACAATTTGTGTTTAAAATCTCGTTTTtcgatctctttttttcctctacttataaatatgaagatgatgatttggATTTACATTAATTAGGCCTTCATAGAAAATATAATCAAAGTTGGTCCAAAGAGCCCGTTTTCCCTTAACAATTTTCTGTGATAGACATTCTTCTGACAGTCTGTTGAATATACCTGACAGAGCAACATTACTTAAATTTCAAGATTACGATGTTCTGGATAGTAAAATTCCTACAAGCCGATAAAACTCAGCGTAAAAGGAATTAGTCTTTGCTgggtagaaataaaaataatattgaggaCATTGCCATAACGATAATCTATATTTGTGATGAGAATGCAAATGTTTCTTCTGACGATAATTCTACTGttgaatgatgattatgatgatgataattatgattatgatactgacTATGGCGATAATGGGgatattaacactaataatgacaagACTGATAAACTGTCaatggcaatagtgataatgattatcataatagcaCATTTGAAATAGCAaacatgaaattgataatgatgataatgatgcctaTAGCTCAAATGaggattttcataataatgataaagataatgataatgataatcgtaatatcaTATTTGAAATATCAAACGTATACGGATGACCATAGCTAAAACGATAATtctcgtgatgataatgataacgacgaaagtagtagtagtagtagtagtagtagtagtagtagtagtagtagtagtagtagtagtagtagaagtagaagtagtagtagtagtagtagtagtagtagtagtagttgttgttgttgttgtaaaagtaataatagttatttcaATACCAACAGGAATAACatggatgatagtgatgataagttCAATGATAACGAAATCAGCAGATGCTTTACACGGAGAAAGCGGaacaattgcccccccccccaccttactgCATAGTATGTCCCTCTATTTACCAAACTGTAACTGTATGATATAAAGCACCACTGTTTCCACAATAGGTCCGCTGCCTTATATTAGTATTTCGGAAATGGTGGTACACACACTTTTAAAAGTTATATACTTTCCCCGGGTGAAAATTATCGTGATGCcgacaatagcaataacattgaCATAAACAATTGCATATcaaggagagagaacaaggagaaagatgaaacaaggagaaagatgAAACGAAAAGATGTAagtaagatatataaacatacataaggaaaatggagagagaaaattagaaaatatttaaaaagagaaacaaggaaaaatcatattgaaagaaaaaataatatgagagagagaaagcgagagagagagagagagagagagagagagagagagaaagatagaaagagagagagagagagaagagagagagagaaagaaagatcgagagagaaagaaagatcgagagagaaagaaagatcaagagagaaagaaagatcgagaaagaaagacagagaaagaaacaaagagcgagggagagagagagaaaaaagcgagagacaaagagagagcgagaaaaaaaaaaaaaaaaaacgaagcagagAAACCAAGAGACAAACACGAACAAAGAAaatcacaccaaacaaacacgaaCGCAAAAAGCAAAGACAGCGAAGCGGCCCAACAGCAGAGAGGAGGGTGGcgagagaaggagcaagagagccAAGGTATATGACTCGCCATGCTGGTACACGGGGCGCCAAGGAGTCCCCTCACTCAATCTCGTTATTGATGAGGAGAGATTAAAGTTACTTTCTTTCGAGGTTTTCATATCACCTCCACGTTGTACGATACTCAGATGACAGTGGGaggtgcgatatatatatatatatatatatatatatatatatatatatatatatatatatatatatatatatatataatataatatatatattcatttttttatccagacacacacacacacacactcacacacacacacacacacacacacatatatatatatatatatatatatagtatatatatatatattatatacatatagatatatatatatatatatatatatatatgcatttacacacacacccacacacacacacacgcacgcacgcacgcacgcacgcacacacacacacacacacacacacacacacacacacacacacacacatacatacatacatacatacatatatattatatatatatctatatatatatatgtgtgtgtgtgtttgtgtgtgtgtgtgtttgtgtgtgtgtgtgtgtgtgatatatgtatatatgtaatatataatatatatatatatatatatatatatatatgaataaatatataaatatatctaatataagtgtatgtatatatatatatatatatatatatataatatatatatatacatatatatacactttatatatatttatatattatcatatatatatatatatatatatatatacatatatatatatatatatatatattatatatatatatactatcatatatatatatatatatatatatatataatactatatatatcatattatatttacacacacacacacacaccacacaccaccaccacacacaccacgcacatacacatacacacacaccgaatatatatatatatatataatatatatatatatatatatatattatattaatctagtatattatatatatatatatgatatatatgatagatatattattatatagtatatatatatatttgtatatagatatatatatatattatgtatgtatatatatatatatatatatatatatatatatagtcaactatatatatatatatgtatatatatctaatatatatatatatatatatatatatatgtatatatatatgtatatatatatctatatatatataatatctatatatatatatatatatatatatatatatatgttgtgtgtgtggtggtgtgtgtgtgtgtgtgtgtgtgtgtgtgtgtaatatacatacacacacataaacacacacacacacacacatatttacacatatctatctatctatatgtgtgtgtgtgtgtgtgtgtgtgtgtgtgtgtgtgtgtgtgaatgtgtgtgtgtgtgagtgtgtgtgtgtgtgtgtgtgtgtgtgtgtgtgtgtgagtgtgtgtgtgtgtgtgtgtgtgtgtgtgtgtgtgtgtgtgtgtgtgtgtgtgtgtgtgtgtgtgcgcgtgcgtgcgtacgtgcgtgcgtgtgtgtgtatttatgtacttatatatgtatacatacacacatatgtatacacacacacacacacacacacttatattcatatatatttatacatagcgGGTGTAGAGATAAGCAtcaaaacatattcatataataaaccCATACAATTTGAGACCCCGACAGCTAATGCCCTCCGCCTTGCCCTGGGTCACGCGCCTCGCAACTTCTTCAGCTTGGCTCGGTGTCTCTCGTCTGGCGATCGGGTTCTCGTGGAAGACGGTGGCAACATTATGCTcgttgtaattttcttttaacttttctccTTTGTTGGAATGACGTCCGTGGCATACATAGAGGGCGCTTTTGGTTAGTTTTGAAGGGGTTGGAGAGAAGTGGCGGAGAGGGCTTTTGAATAGCGTATTCTCTTCGTTTAGGTAATGTATTTGTCATTTGATGAAAATTAATGATTCGATGAACGACCTTTATGGAAACACGAGtaaattcatcatcatcgttattagcaccggattttttttttatggacatcctcctcctcctcttcctcttcctctccatcatcatcactcgcCCCAACCTCATCCCCAACAtgatcacaatcaccatcatcaccaccaccatcaccaacatcatcacaatcaccatctcCA is a genomic window containing:
- the LOC119576141 gene encoding pleiotropic regulator 1-like (The sequence of the model RefSeq protein was modified relative to this genomic sequence to represent the inferred CDS: added 195 bases not found in genome assembly) translates to MPSSTEDVQRHSVHTLVFRSLKRTHDMFLCDQGALPPTDLSLEKLRRLVKSRDQYGPVLGIVAQNRHKAATQQMYDSTPNDHPVTSNTNGEASGPLALPAPSGPQAPLPPTPPPQSMALVPATPSTGASASQQSLVPRRPPTLPRPKWHAPWKLARVISGHLGWVRCVAVEPANEWFATGSNDRVIKIWDLASGQLKLSLTGHVSAVRGLAVSPRHPYLFSCGEDKQVKCWDLEYNKVIRHYHGHLSACYGLALHPTIDVLVTCGRDSTARVWDMRTKANIHTLSGHTNTVASVICQAAEPQVITGSHDFTIRLWDLAAGKTTCKLTHHKKSVRALAAHPELYMFASGAPDNIKQWKCPNGEFVQNLSGHNAIVNCLAMNREGVLVSGADNGTLYFWDWRTGYNFQKLQAPVQPGKAFVDLFLHLLLVFLIPFCPFGTNGRFQNVNC